One stretch of Castor canadensis chromosome 14, mCasCan1.hap1v2, whole genome shotgun sequence DNA includes these proteins:
- the Icam5 gene encoding intercellular adhesion molecule 5: MPGPSPGLCRALLGLWAALGLGILGLSAIAQEPFWADLQPRVALVERGGSLWLNCSTNCPRPERGGLETSLRRNGTQRGLRWLARQLVDIHEPETQPVCFFRCARRTLQARGLIRTFQRPDRVELVPLPPWQPVGENFTLSCRVPGAGPRGSLTLTLLRGAQELIRHSFAGEPPRARGAVLTATVLARREDHGANFSCRAELDLRPHGLGLFENSSAPRELRTFSLTPDAPRLAAPRVLEVGSERPVSCTLDGLFPAPEAMVYLELGDQRLNPDVTLEGDTLMATATATGSTDQEGTRELVCNVTLGSESRETRENVTVYSFPEPLLTFSEPNATEGNMVTVTCTAGAHALVTLEGIPAAVPGQPAQLQINVTEDDDKRGFFCDATLEVDGEIFSKNESAELRVLYAPRLDDSYCPRSWRWPEGPEQTLRCEARGNPEPSVHCARRDGGAVLALGLLGPVTRALSGTYLCTATNAQGEAVKDVTLTVEYAPALDSVSCPDRITWLEGTEASLSCVAHGVPPPNVSCVRSGEAEVVEGLLLVAREHAGTYRCEATNARGSAAKTVAVTVEYGPSFEELSCPSNWTWVEGSGKLFSCEVDGKPEPSVECVGSEGASEGVALPLASSNPGPRNPSIPSDLAPGIYLCNATNRHGSMIKTVVVSAESPPQMDESSCPSHQTWLEGAKANVLACVARGRPSPRVLCSREGVARPERQRVSREDAGTYRCVATNAHGTDSRTVTVGVEYRPVVAELAASPPSVRPGGNFTLTCRAEAWPPAQISWRAPPGALNLGLSSNNSTLSVAGAMGSHGGEYECAATNAHGRHARRITVRVAGPWLWIAVGGAAGGAALLAAGAGLAFYVQSTACKKGEYNVQEAESSGEAVCLNGAGGGAGGAGAEGGPEAGGAAESPAGSEVFAIQLTSA; the protein is encoded by the exons ATGCCAGGGCCTTCGCCAGGGCTGTGCCGAGCGCTACTCGGCCTCTGGGCTGCCCTGGGCCTGGGGATCCTCGGCTTGTCAG CGATCGCGCAGGAGCCCTTCTGGGCGGACCTGCAGCCCCGCGTGGCGCTTGTGGAGCGCGGGGGCTCGCTGTGGCTGAATTGCAGCACTAACTGCCCTCGGCCGGAGCGCGGGGGCCTGGAGACCTCGTTGCGCAGGAACGGGACCCAGAGGGGTTTGCGCTGGTTGGCACGGCAGCTGGTGGACATCCACGAGCCAGAGACCCAGCCCGTCTGCTTCTTCCGCTGCGCGCGGCGCACACTCCAGGCGCGTGGGCTCATTCGCACTTTCC AGCGGCCCGATCGCGTAGAGCTGGTACCGCTACCTCCCTGGCAGCCTGTAGGCGAAAACTTCACCCTGAGCTGCAGGGTTCCGGGTGCGGGGCCGCGTGGGAGCCTCACATTGACCCTGCTGCGGGGCGCCCAGGAGCTGATCCGCCACAGCTTCGCCGGCGAGCCACCCCGAGCGCGGGGCGCGGTACTCACGGCCACGGTACTGGCCCGGAGGGAGGACCATGGGGCTAATTTCTCATGCCGCGCGGAGCTGGATCTGCGGCCGCACGGCCTGGGACTGTTTGAAAACAGCTCGGCACCCAGAGAACTCCGGACCTTCT CCCTTACTCCAGACGCCCCGCGTCTCGCTGCTCCCCGGGTCTTGGAAGTGGGCTCAGAAAGGCCGGTTAGCTGCACCCTGGACGGACTGTTTCCAGCCCCGGAGGCCATGGTTTACCTCGAGCTGGGAGATCAGAGGCTGAATCCCGACGTCACCCTCGAGGGGGACACCCTCATGGCCACTGCTACAGCCACCGGCAGCACAGACCAGGAGGGCACTAGGGAGCTGGTCTGCAACGTGACTCTGGGCAGCGAAAGCCGGGAGACCCGGGAAAACGTGACAGTCTACA GCTTCCCTGAGCCCCTGCTGACCTTCAGCGAGCCTAACGCCACTGAGGGGAATATGGTGACAGTAACCTGCACAGCCGGGGCTCATGCCCTGGTCACACTGGAAGGAATTCCAGCTGCAGTCCCAGGGCAACCCGCCCAACTCCAGATAAACGTCACTGAGGATGACGACAAGCGCGGCTTTTTTTGCGACGCCACCCTCGAGGTGGACGGGGAGATCTTTAGCAAAAACGAGAGCGCTGAGCTTCGCGTCCTTT ACGCCCCCCGCCTGGACGACTCTTATTGTCCCAGAAGCTGGAGGTGGCCAGAGGGCCCGGAGCAGACACTGCGCTGCGAGGCCCGCGGAAACCCAGAGCCCTCGGTGCATTGCGCGCGGCGCGACGGCGGGGCCGTGCTGGCTCTGGGTCTGTTGGGTCCGGTCACTCGTGCGCTCTCGGGCACCTACCTTTGCACGGCGACCAATGCCCAGGGCGAGGCGGTCAAGGATGTGACATTGACCGTAGAGT ACGCGCCGGCGCTGGACAGTGTGAGCTGCCCGGACCGCATTACTTGGCTAGAGGGAACAGAGGCCTCGCTGAGTTGTGTGGCGCACGGAGTCCCGCCGCCCAACGTGAGCTGTGTGCGCTCTGGGGAGGCCGAAGTTGTTGAAGGGCTGCTGCTTGTGGCCCGGGAGCACGCGGGCACTTACCGCTGCGAAGCCACCAACGCTCGAGGCTCTGCAGCCAAAACTGTGGCTGTCACGGTGGAAT ACGGCCCCAGTTTTGAGGAGCTGAGCTGCCCCAGCAATTGGACATGGGTGGAAGGATCTGGAAAGCTGTTTTCCTGTGAGGTTGACGGCAAGCCAGAGCCCAGCGTGGAGTGCGTGGGCTCCGAGGGCGCCAGTGAGGGGGTAGCATTGCCTCTGGCATCCTCAAACCCTGGTCCCAGGAACCCCAGTATCCCTAGTGACCTGGCACCCGGTATCTACCTCTGCAACGCCACCAACCGGCACGGCTCCATGATCAAAACAGTCGTCGTGAGCGCGGAGT CGCCGCCTCAGATGGACGAGTCCAGCTGCCCAAGTCACCAGACGTGGCTGGAAGGGGCTAAAGCTAATGTACTGGCTTGTGTCGCCCGGGGTCGCCCCTCCCCACGAGTGCTCTGCTCGCGAGAGGGCGTGGCCCGGCCTGAGAGGCAGCGCGTGTCCCGAGAAGACGCGGGGACCTATCGCTGCGTGGCCACCAATGCGCATGGCACGGACTCCCGGACTGTCACTGTGGGCGTGGAAT ACCGGCCGGTGGTGGCCGAGTTGGCCGCCTCACCTCCGAGCGTGCGACCAGGCGGGAACTTCACCTTGACCTGCCGCGCCGAGGCTTGGCCTCCGGCCCAGATCAGCTGGCGCGCGCCCCCGGGGGCCCTCAACCTCGGCCTGTCGAGCAACAACAGCACGCTGAGCGTGGCGGGCGCCATGGGCAGCCACGGCGGGGAGTACGAGTGCGCAGCCACCAACGCGCATGGGCGCCACGCACGGCGCATCACCGTGCGCGTGGCCG